The Pseudonocardia broussonetiae DNA segment CAGGCGCTTGACGACGGTGGCGTCGGCGGCGGGCCGGTGGTCGGCGAGGATCTTCGCGCCCGCGGTGCTGGGCCGGTCGCGGACGTCGATGTTGTCCTTGAGCGCCACCGGAACCCCGTGCAGCGGGCCCAGGCGGTGCCCCGCGGCGATCATGGTCTCGCTGGCCCTGGCGACGGCCAGCGCGTCGTCGGCGAGCACGGAGATGTAGGCGTTGGTCTCGTCGATCAGCTCGATCCGGCGCAGTGCGGCCTCCACCAGCTCGACCGGGGAGACCTGCCGGTCCGCCACCAGTGCTGCGGTGGCGGTGAGGGACCGGTCCAGCATGTCGTCGTCGCTCATCCGCCCGCCTCCTGCGCTTCGGCCCCCTGGGTGAACGTCACGGCGGGGGCGAGCCCGCGCAGGTCCTCGGCCTGCATCCGGGTGTTCAGGGCGTGCGCCGCCGGGAGCCAGGAGGCGAGCAGTGCCGCGACCTCGGTGGCCCGCTGCGGGGTGAGCGGCAGGTCGGCGAGGACCGCGGCGGCGTGCACCGCGTCCGGTGTGATCGCCTCGCCGGCCGGGCTCATCGGCCACCTCCCCCGACGACCGCGACCGGCTCGCGCACGGCGTGGTGGTGGTTCGCGTTCGCCGGCTTCGCGAGGACCTCCTCGGTGCGGCGGTCGAGCTCTGCCTGCGACAGCCACCCCTTGGTCCTCGCGAGCTCCTCCAGCGCCGCCGTCCAGCGCTCGTAGTAGCTCCACTGCGCCAGGTCGGACTGCTCGGACTCCCAGCGGCGGATCGCATCGATGAGCTCCTGCTGGAAGTCCGACCAGTCGAAGCCGAGCCGTTCGTGCAGGGCGAGGGTCATGCTGAACGCGCGGATCTCCCAGGCGTGGTCGAAGGCGACATCGCCGGACCGCCGTGGGATGCGCTCCCCGAACGGGAGCACGTCGACCAGGGAGTCGACACGGGGCTTCGTGTCCGGGGAGGGGCGCTCGTTGATCCGTTCCACGGTTCAGGCCTTCGCGGGGTCGGGGCGGAGCGCCTCGGTCACACCGATCATGCAGTCGCGCGTGACCAGCTCGGCGAGCTGCTCCTCGGTGAACCCGTCCGTGCCCGCCGGACGCTGGGGCAGCACCCAGTAACGCAGTTCGGCGCTGGAGTCCCACACCCGCACCTCGACGCTGTCGGGCAGCCGGAGTCCGAACTCCGCCAGGACCCCGCGGGGATCGCGGACCGTGCGGGACCGGTAGGCGGGGTACTTGTACCAGTTGGGCGGCAGGCCGAGGACCGGCCACGGGTAGCACGAGCACAGCGTGCAGACCACGACGTTGTGGACCGCGTCGGTGTTCTCCAGGACGATCATCTCCTCGCCCTGCATCCCGCTGACGCCGACCTCCTTGCACGCCTGCGTCCCGTCGGCGAGCAGGCGCTGCTTGAACTCCGGGTCGGTCCAGGCACGGGCGACGATCTTCGCGCCGAGCTGCGGGCCGACCTCCTTCTCGTAGACCGAGGACATGTAGTCGATGGCGTCGGTGCCGATCAGGCCCTTCTCGACCAGGATCGCCTCCATCGCCTTGACCCGGGCGGCGATGCGCTCGTCCTCGGTGGTGGCTGCCGTGGTGTCGTGCTCGACGGACATGAGGAACCTTCAATCGCTTCGTTCGGACAACTGGACGGGACGTGCTCCGACGCGTCAGACGCGGACGAGGTAGGGCTCCCACAGGTCGATGTGGATCACTGCGTTGGCGGCGCCGGGTTCGTCACCCCAGAGCTCGGTCGCGTCGAACCTGACCGTGTAGAGGTGGTGGGGGTCCTCGCCGAGACCGAGCGCGTTGCTGTCCGGGTACACGTAGGCGCCGTGCGCGGCCACGATGTCGCCGACCCGACCACGGACGTATCCCGCACGACGGGTGTGCGTGGTCGACACCTCCGGACGGACCCGGACCTGGTCACCGACATCGAACACCGGTGCGGCCTCCACCTCACGGCGGTAGTCGTCGCCGCTCGGGATGAGCTGGCGCAGGGTCTCGACCATCTCCGGCTTGGCGGCCTTCGGCGCCGCCTCCTCCGGGTGCTCGAGGTAGTGCTGCGTGCGGCGTTCCAGGTCCTCGGGGTCGAAGATCCCCGCCTCGACGCCGTGGCGGATCATCGAGTGCATCCAGTGCTCGTAGTACGTCGAGCTGAGGTACTCCGCCGGCGGGATCTGCTCCATCCCCGCACGGAACTGGTCGAGGTTGAAGGCGCCGGCCATGGCCATGGCCGGGAACATCACCAGGACCGAGCGTTCCCAGTCGGCGTGGAAGACGGGCTCGTCGGCCTCGGGCCTGATCGCGCCGAGGCCGTGACGGCCTCCGAGATCGTGCACACCATCCATGTCGCGCACCTTTCGTGCTCTGTGGTGCGCGTGACACTAGCGAGCTTACTTCTACATGTCGATATCTATCGACCTATTAACGGTCGTGTGACGCCGGTAGCGGCGCGGCGCAGCGGCCGCGCACACCCATCACCGGCCCGCTTCGTCGAAGACCTGCAGCTCACCGGCGCGGACCTCGGCGAGGTACAGCCGGGGAGCTACCAGGTCTCTGGCACCGATGGCCGTGCCGCCGCTGCCGGCCCGGTGCCCGAGCAGCGCCCGGCCCTGCAGCCGAGCACTGTCGTCGGGACTGCGGCGCACCGCCTGGGCGTACTGGAGTATCGCCTCGTACACCGTCTCCGAGAGCGTGGAGATCGGCGGGGCCACCTCCCGTTGGCCGCCCGGTACCGCGACAGAAGATCGGGGTTGCCCGCCGCCGGGCCGTCCTGGAAGTAGCCGAGAGCGGTCCAGATCCCTTCGGCCGCGGTGGCCCCGATGTGCTCGCAGGTCGGCTCGTCCATCGCCAGGGACAGCGAGCTCACCGAGGATCGCAGGCCCGCAGCGGCGCACTGCCTCTGGAACTCGACCTCGTCGGAGCCGATCAGGGACGACAGGACGATGTCGGCGCCGGAGAGCTGGATGCGCTCGATGAGCGGAGCGAAGTCCGTGGTGCCCAGCGGGGTGAACGCCTCGGCGATCACCCGCCCCGCCGCCCTCGGCACCGCCGCCCGGGCGGCGCGGTGCGCACCGTAGGACCAGCTGTACTGCTCGCCGACGAGGAACCAGCCACGTCCACCCGTGGCCCTCATGAGCCGTCCGGCCATCGCCTCGATCTGCGTGGCCGGCTGCTCCCCGAACCGGACGACCGACTCCTCGTCGTCGCTCCCCCGCTCGTTCATCACCGCGTGCACCAGGAGGACGCCGGCGTTGCGGACCGAGTCGCTGATGGCCGCGAAGCTGATCGACGTGGTGCAGGCGAAGATCGCCCGGCAGCCCGCGCGCACCAGCCTCTGCGCCTCGCCGGCAGCCACCGTGTGGTCGGTCTCGTCGTCGGCGACGAGGATCTCGAGGCGCCGGCCGTCCAGCCCGCCGGAGTCGTTGACCTCCTCGACCGCGAGCTCGGCCAGGTACTCGGTGGCCATCGAGTAGATCGCGGCCGGGCCCGACTTGCTCGTGATCACGCCGATCCTCACCGCATCCGGCCGCACCGGCGGCACCGGGAGCGCGCCGCCGCCGTGACGCACGAGCCACTCGACGCCGGCGCCCGAGACGTCCGCACGCACGCGGACCCTCGTCCGTCGCGCTCCGAGCCGGTCCAGAGTGACCTTGAGGCGCCCGCGCCACGGCTGGACGTGTTCGATGACGAACATCTCGTTCGGCCGAACCGCCGTCAGCCGTCCCAGCAGCTCGACGTCGAACCGACGTCCGCTGTGGCCGCCGACCGGCAGCGACAACCTCACCGCTGAGCCGACGACCATGGACTCGCAGCGCGCGTCGAACAGCCAGCTCCCGGCTTCCGGCCTGCCGAACAGGCCGAAGACCTCGGCGGGAGACAGCTCCACGTGGGATTCGGCCGTCAGCGCTGTGCTGGTCACGAGTGGGCGGCTCTCATCGTGAACGTCCCCGCGAGGAAGCTGATCAACCGGTGTCGCGCTGCGGATCCGACTCGGAGTCTGCCGTGTCGCCCGCCGCGGTGTCGAGGGACACCGCTGCCTGCAGGATCCCCTGGAGGAACCGGAAGGCGTCACGCACCGAGCCCTCGGCATCGAGCGAGTAGTAGCGCCTGCGACCGTCGCGGCGTTCGTTCACGACCCCGGAGGTCCGCAGGATGCGCAGGTGGCTCGACACCGTGCTGCGACCGACGACGTCGACGCGCTCGGCGATCTCGGTGACCGTGAGTTCGCCACCCTCACCCAGCACGGACAGGATCTGCCGCCGAACCCGGTCCGACAACGCGTCGAACGCGAGGTTCTCGTTCGCGGTCACGACGGGACCCTAACACGCGTCGACAAGTGTAGACATGACGACTCACAGCCCCGGAGGTGCCCCTTCCCAGGGCTCGAGTGGAGCGCAGCGGAGCCACGGGGATGCTTACACTGTTGCACCATGGAGCCGACACTGTTCGAGTGGGCCGGGGGCACCCCGGCGTTCCAGCGCCTCATCAACGCCTTCTACGACCGCGTGCAGGGTGACGAACTGCTGTCGCCGCTCTTCCCGGGCGGCGTGACCACCGAGCACCGGGAACACGTGATCGCCTGGTGGAGCGAGGTCTTCGGCGGCCCGCCGCTGTACACCGACGAGCTCGGCGGCTACCGGCGGATGGTCAACAAGCACATCGGCCTGGGCATCACGCCCGAGCAGCGGATGCGGTTCGCCTCCCTCATGAGCCGAGCGGCGGACGACGCCGACCTGCCGGACGACCCCGAGTTCCGGGCGGCCTTCGTCGGCTACCTGGAGTGGGGCACCCGCATCGCCCTGGGCAACTCGCAGCCGGGCGCCGAGGTGGTGCAGCAGGCCCCGGTGCCGCGCTGGGGCTGGGGAGTGGCCCCGCCCTACCAGCCGTGATCGGCGTCAGGACGCCGGCGGACGCCCGCTCCGGACGCAGGAGCGGGCGTCCTGATCGCCCCGTTGGTCAGCGGTTCTGGCCGGGGGCGCGCTCGGCCGGGCTGCCCGTGGTGTCACGGCAGTTCGACGCGCCGGACGTCCCGCCGTGCGGGCCGGGGTTGCCGCCCTCGGCGTGCTCGGCCTCCTTCACGTGGTCGGTGCCGAAGTAGGAGAAGCCGGGCGAGGACATGTCCTCCGCGGTCGTCCCCGTGCAGTGCGCGGCCGAGGCGCTGCCGGCGCCGACCAGCACCGCCCCGCCTGTCAGTGCCGCGATGGCGACGACCCGTGCGAGTGTGGCGAGCATGATGCCTCCGAAGTGAGAGCACGTGCGAACACCTCTGCATACGTGCGCGGCGCCACGAGCATTCGATCGGCGGGAGATCTCTCGTCCCGCCACCATGCGTGCGGCTCGTGCCTGGCTGCGCAGGTCCTGGCGGTCCCGGCACGACCACCAGCCTCACGACCCGCCCGCCACCCCTGCCGAGGCCGACCGCCGTCAGCGAGTCGACCGCCGGCGCGCCCACGCTGTGGTTCAGACCACCGGCGCTGCGAGCGGTTCGGCATCGGGGTCGGGGATCCGCGGTGCAGGTCGATGTCGACGCCCTTGTGCAGGCGCTGGCGTCCGGGCTGGGCGGGGGGGTCTGGCAGACCACGTCGGCCGGGGCGGCCCGCGGCCTGCTCCGTGGTCCGCCCTGCACCGCTTCGTCCGCGGGCTGCGCACGCCACAGTCATTGATCGACGATGACTGCGTGGTCGACCATCTTGTCGCTGGTCGGGCTGGTGGAGACGAGGGGAATCGAACCCCTAACCCCCGCCTTGCAAAGGCGGTGCTCTGCCAATTGAGCTACGTCCCCGTACCCGGCGAGGCTACCCGCCGGAGGGGGCGGGCGGGCTCAGCGGGTGGTGGCCTCGTGCCACAGGTCGGACTCGGAACGCGACGCCCGGACCTTGGAGAACACGGCCGCGCCGGCGGCCAGGGCGATGACGACGGTGAGGAGCTTCTTCATCGAGGACTCCGGGTGCCGAGGGAGTGTGCCGAGGGGGTCGAGAGAGTGGGCCCAGGTGGATTTGAACCACCGACCTCGTCGTTATCAGCGACGCGCTCTAACCAACTGAGCTATGGGCCCCTGCGGCGGAGTCGAGGTTACCCCAGCGCCTCCACCGCCTTCCGACGGGGTCAGTCGCGCTCGGAGAGCGTGACCTCGACGCCGCCGACCAGGTCGGCGGACACGTTGTAGACGAAGGCCGCGATGGTGACGGCGACGGCGAACAGCAGGCTGTTGATCGCCCCCACCACGGCCGCGAACCCGAAGACGCGACCCGCGCTGATCAGCGGCGCACCGGTCTGGGCCTGGCCGGAGACGAGGTCGGCGTAGGTGCCGTTGAGGCGGTCCCACACGCCGATGCCGTCGAGGACGCCGTACAGCACGCCCACGGCCACCAGCCACACGAAGAACAGCACCACGGCCAGCACGAGGGCGAGCTTGAGCACCGACCACGGGTCGAGCCGGCGCAGCTGCAGGGCCGCCTGGCGGGGGGCGCGGGTGCGGGCCGCGCGGACCGGCGAGCGCACGCCGTCCTCACCGCGCACGGGCTCGGGCTCCGGGGCCCGCAGGAACGCCGTGGGGCCCTCGTCGAGCAGGCTGCCGCCCGCGGCGACGGGCTCGGGGCGGACCTCCTGCTGGTCGGGGCCTCCCCGGCCGGGGATGCGGCGCCACGGCGGCGGCGTGGCGGCGTCGGGGCCGGGCCCGGGCACCGGA contains these protein-coding regions:
- a CDS encoding nitrile hydratase accessory protein, whose translation is MERINERPSPDTKPRVDSLVDVLPFGERIPRRSGDVAFDHAWEIRAFSMTLALHERLGFDWSDFQQELIDAIRRWESEQSDLAQWSYYERWTAALEELARTKGWLSQAELDRRTEEVLAKPANANHHHAVREPVAVVGGGGR
- the nthA gene encoding nitrile hydratase subunit alpha, with product MSVEHDTTAATTEDERIAARVKAMEAILVEKGLIGTDAIDYMSSVYEKEVGPQLGAKIVARAWTDPEFKQRLLADGTQACKEVGVSGMQGEEMIVLENTDAVHNVVVCTLCSCYPWPVLGLPPNWYKYPAYRSRTVRDPRGVLAEFGLRLPDSVEVRVWDSSAELRYWVLPQRPAGTDGFTEEQLAELVTRDCMIGVTEALRPDPAKA
- the nthB gene encoding nitrile hydratase subunit beta is translated as MDGVHDLGGRHGLGAIRPEADEPVFHADWERSVLVMFPAMAMAGAFNLDQFRAGMEQIPPAEYLSSTYYEHWMHSMIRHGVEAGIFDPEDLERRTQHYLEHPEEAAPKAAKPEMVETLRQLIPSGDDYRREVEAAPVFDVGDQVRVRPEVSTTHTRRAGYVRGRVGDIVAAHGAYVYPDSNALGLGEDPHHLYTVRFDATELWGDEPGAANAVIHIDLWEPYLVRV
- a CDS encoding ABC transporter substrate-binding protein; translation: MELSPAEVFGLFGRPEAGSWLFDARCESMVVGSAVRLSLPVGGHSGRRFDVELLGRLTAVRPNEMFVIEHVQPWRGRLKVTLDRLGARRTRVRVRADVSGAGVEWLVRHGGGALPVPPVRPDAVRIGVITSKSGPAAIYSMATEYLAELAVEEVNDSGGLDGRRLEILVADDETDHTVAAGEAQRLVRAGCRAIFACTTSISFAAISDSVRNAGVLLVHAVMNERGSDDEESVVRFGEQPATQIEAMAGRLMRATGGRGWFLVGEQYSWSYGAHRAARAAVPRAAGRVIAEAFTPLGTTDFAPLIERIQLSGADIVLSSLIGSDEVEFQRQCAAAGLRSSVSSLSLAMDEPTCEHIGATAAEGIWTALGYFQDGPAAGNPDLLSRYRAANGRWPRRSPRSRRRCTRRYSSTPRRCAAVPTTVLGCRAGRCSGTGPAAAARPSVPETW
- a CDS encoding ArsR/SmtB family transcription factor gives rise to the protein MTANENLAFDALSDRVRRQILSVLGEGGELTVTEIAERVDVVGRSTVSSHLRILRTSGVVNERRDGRRRYYSLDAEGSVRDAFRFLQGILQAAVSLDTAAGDTADSESDPQRDTG
- a CDS encoding group II truncated hemoglobin, giving the protein MEPTLFEWAGGTPAFQRLINAFYDRVQGDELLSPLFPGGVTTEHREHVIAWWSEVFGGPPLYTDELGGYRRMVNKHIGLGITPEQRMRFASLMSRAADDADLPDDPEFRAAFVGYLEWGTRIALGNSQPGAEVVQQAPVPRWGWGVAPPYQP
- a CDS encoding DLW-39 family protein, which codes for MKKLLTVVIALAAGAAVFSKVRASRSESDLWHEATTR
- a CDS encoding DUF3566 domain-containing protein, coding for MDDKTSKDGDVGRRGPDDRATVATDEQAAPDGTDAGPAPAAPGARPADPEGAVEVVDDEQTVVDVPTAPPDAPTAQMRVPDEAAAAPHAGGSENGSSSGNGSGNGSVPGMSPVSAEAPTQHHVPVPQARPSGGPAPAPGPVPGPGPDAATPPPWRRIPGRGGPDQQEVRPEPVAAGGSLLDEGPTAFLRAPEPEPVRGEDGVRSPVRAARTRAPRQAALQLRRLDPWSVLKLALVLAVVLFFVWLVAVGVLYGVLDGIGVWDRLNGTYADLVSGQAQTGAPLISAGRVFGFAAVVGAINSLLFAVAVTIAAFVYNVSADLVGGVEVTLSERD